The following coding sequences are from one Sulfitobacter sp. HNIBRBA3233 window:
- a CDS encoding metallophosphoesterase family protein: MFRFLHSSDLHLGKPFGRFDEDVRGRLREARFDALNRLAQAARDGGAQVVLLAGDTFDQETPAPRLIRQTLNTMRAASDIHWVLMPGNHDSLAATELWQTIQRDRPDNLTLALSDAPVDLGAATLLPAPCTARNPGRDLTEAMGQPTAEGQIRIGLGHGGITEFAGKDGEGGDVPSGVIAPDRARRAGLDYLGFGDWHRQMRIDDRTWYSGTPEQDAFKHDTRGQALLVGIGGAGTAPEVTPVVTAALHWQRRTITVTPQEDTESLLDTVLPQLGARRDTLFALVGEGRLGVARMQTLRAGLRRAAPDFLHFEEDLTAVALAQEAADIEAIDASGGALRQAAERLATRAEDSALSQDDRKVAQDALSLLFGFAAEAGTA; the protein is encoded by the coding sequence ATGTTCCGCTTTCTGCACAGTTCCGACCTGCACCTCGGCAAGCCTTTCGGGCGGTTCGATGAAGACGTGCGCGGTCGTCTGCGCGAGGCACGTTTTGACGCGCTGAACCGTCTGGCACAGGCCGCACGCGACGGCGGTGCGCAGGTGGTGTTGCTGGCGGGCGATACCTTTGATCAGGAAACGCCGGCGCCGCGCCTGATCCGCCAGACGCTCAACACCATGCGCGCGGCAAGCGACATCCATTGGGTGCTGATGCCGGGCAACCACGACAGCCTTGCCGCGACAGAGCTGTGGCAGACAATCCAGCGCGACCGCCCCGACAATCTGACACTGGCGCTCAGCGATGCGCCTGTCGATCTGGGCGCCGCGACCCTGCTGCCCGCGCCCTGTACCGCGCGCAACCCGGGCCGCGACCTGACCGAGGCGATGGGCCAACCCACCGCCGAGGGGCAGATCCGAATCGGTCTGGGCCACGGCGGGATTACCGAGTTCGCGGGCAAGGACGGCGAGGGCGGCGATGTGCCCTCAGGCGTGATCGCGCCGGACCGTGCGCGCCGTGCGGGTCTTGATTATCTGGGCTTTGGGGATTGGCACCGCCAGATGCGGATCGACGACCGCACCTGGTATTCCGGGACGCCCGAACAGGACGCGTTCAAACACGACACGCGGGGACAGGCGCTTCTTGTGGGGATCGGGGGCGCCGGTACAGCGCCGGAGGTGACACCCGTTGTCACGGCGGCCCTGCACTGGCAGCGCAGGACCATAACGGTAACCCCGCAGGAGGATACCGAAAGCCTGCTCGATACCGTCTTGCCACAGCTCGGCGCAAGGCGCGACACGCTGTTCGCGCTCGTCGGAGAGGGCAGGCTGGGGGTTGCGCGGATGCAGACACTGCGCGCGGGTCTGCGACGCGCGGCGCCCGACTTCCTGCATTTCGAGGAGGATCTGACGGCGGTTGCCCTCGCGCAGGAGGCCGCCGACATCGAGGCGATCGATGCCTCCGGCGGGGCGTTGCGACAGGCCGCCGAACGTCTGGCCACTCGCGCCGAGGACTCTGCGTTGTCGCAGGACGACCGCAAGGTCGCCCAAGATGCGCTGTCGCTGCTCTTCGGCTTCGCGGCAGAGGCGGGCACGGCATGA
- a CDS encoding ABC transporter ATP-binding protein: protein MSAFLSVDNVSRRFGPQLTLGDRIAARLGANVETRTVHAVDRVALEVKQGETLGLVGESGCGKSTLGRVMAGILPPSDGAVLLDGVPVMEGGLKTTTRVQTVFQDPFASLDPRMKVGDAVAEGPIAHGLTTKAESKAYVAQWFERVGLDPDWASRYPHQFSGGQRQRLAIARALAMQPDMLICDEPVASLDVSIQAQIINLFLELRRDLGLTCVFISHDLSVVQHVSDRVVVMYLGRIVELGETQAVFDAPAHPYTRALLASVPKLVIDSDTLVDFQPIEGEVPSPLSPPPGCHYNPRCPLAADLCRAEVPQFRALGNARFAACHFAEEV, encoded by the coding sequence ATGAGCGCTTTTCTTTCAGTCGATAACGTCTCGCGCCGTTTCGGTCCGCAGCTGACGCTCGGCGACCGCATCGCGGCCAGATTGGGCGCCAATGTCGAAACCCGCACGGTCCATGCGGTCGACCGCGTGGCGCTTGAGGTCAAGCAGGGCGAGACGCTGGGCCTCGTGGGCGAAAGCGGCTGCGGGAAATCCACGCTGGGCCGCGTCATGGCGGGGATATTGCCACCGTCGGACGGGGCTGTTCTGCTCGACGGTGTGCCGGTGATGGAAGGCGGGCTGAAAACGACGACCCGCGTGCAGACCGTGTTTCAGGATCCCTTTGCAAGCCTCGATCCGCGCATGAAGGTCGGTGACGCCGTGGCCGAAGGCCCCATCGCCCACGGCCTGACGACCAAGGCAGAATCCAAGGCCTATGTCGCGCAATGGTTCGAGAGGGTCGGGCTCGACCCCGACTGGGCCAGCCGTTATCCGCACCAGTTCTCGGGCGGGCAGCGGCAGCGGCTTGCCATCGCGCGCGCGCTAGCCATGCAGCCCGATATGCTGATCTGCGACGAACCGGTGGCGTCGCTGGATGTGTCGATCCAGGCCCAGATCATCAATCTGTTTCTGGAACTGCGCCGCGACCTCGGGCTGACCTGCGTGTTCATCAGCCACGACCTGTCGGTCGTCCAGCACGTAAGCGACCGCGTCGTGGTGATGTACCTTGGCCGCATCGTCGAATTGGGCGAAACGCAGGCTGTCTTTGACGCGCCTGCGCATCCCTACACCCGTGCGCTGCTGGCGTCGGTGCCCAAGCTGGTGATCGACAGCGATACGCTGGTGGATTTTCAGCCCATCGAGGGCGAAGTGCCTTCGCCGCTCTCGCCGCCGCCGGGGTGCCATTACAATCCTCGCTGCCCGCTGGCCGCCGATCTGTGTCGCGCCGAGGTGCCGCAGTTCCGCGCTCTGGGCAACGCGCGTTTCGCGGCCTGCCATTTCGCCGAAGAGGTCTGA
- a CDS encoding ABC transporter permease has product MSQSTPLGRFWAEFRENKVAVVALCVCVAMILLAVFAPLFSPQDPYDLGNLNLMDSRRPPGFVGSGEYTHLLGTDPQGRDLLSAIFYGLRISIQIGIAAGAVALTIGTALGITAAYFGGRIETLIMRIVDLQLSFPAILLALVLVALLGQGKGQLIGALVAAQYAYFARTAYGAAKSERRKDYIEAALATPLKSRVVILRHILPNCMPPLIVVATVQIANSISLEATLSFLGLGLPVTEPSLGMLISNGFPYMMSGRYWISIYPGIALIILIVAINIVGDQIRDQFNPRLRK; this is encoded by the coding sequence ATGAGCCAGTCCACCCCCCTGGGCCGTTTCTGGGCCGAGTTCCGAGAGAACAAGGTCGCTGTCGTGGCGCTCTGTGTCTGCGTGGCGATGATCCTGCTCGCGGTGTTCGCGCCGCTGTTCTCGCCGCAGGATCCTTATGATCTGGGCAACCTCAACCTGATGGACAGCCGCCGCCCGCCGGGCTTTGTCGGGTCGGGCGAATATACCCACCTGCTGGGCACAGACCCGCAGGGGCGCGATCTGCTGAGCGCGATTTTCTACGGGCTGCGCATCTCGATCCAGATCGGCATCGCGGCAGGGGCGGTGGCGCTTACCATCGGTACGGCGCTCGGGATCACGGCGGCCTATTTCGGGGGGCGCATCGAAACGCTGATCATGCGGATCGTGGATCTGCAACTGAGCTTTCCCGCGATCCTTCTGGCGCTGGTTCTGGTGGCGCTTCTGGGGCAGGGCAAGGGACAGCTGATCGGCGCGCTGGTCGCGGCCCAATACGCCTATTTCGCGCGCACCGCTTACGGTGCTGCCAAATCCGAGCGCCGCAAGGATTACATCGAGGCCGCCCTCGCCACACCGCTGAAATCGCGGGTGGTGATCCTGCGCCACATCCTGCCCAACTGCATGCCGCCGCTGATCGTCGTGGCGACCGTGCAGATCGCGAATTCGATCTCGCTTGAGGCCACGCTGAGCTTTCTGGGCCTCGGCCTGCCGGTGACCGAACCAAGCCTCGGCATGCTGATATCGAACGGCTTTCCCTACATGATGTCGGGGCGCTACTGGATTTCGATCTATCCCGGTATCGCGCTGATCATCCTGATCGTTGCGATCAATATCGTGGGCGACCAGATCCGTGACCAATTCAATCCGAGGCTGCGCAAATGA
- a CDS encoding ABC transporter ATP-binding protein, with protein MSVLEVENLRTEFFTRAGTLRAVNDVSFRLERGEILGLVGESGSGKTVTGFSLLGLVDEPGRITGGSVKLNGQELVGLPQDKLRKLRGRDISMIFQDPIATLNPMLTIGQQMHMALSAHERMSRSAADARSAEVLGRVGIPSPRQRLDNYPHQFSGGMRQRVAISIALLHSPSVIVADEPTTALDVSIQAQILHQVKELAADMGTAIIWISHDLAVVSSLASRLLVMYAGRVVEQGPTATLLRDPRHPYTRGLIDSLPASTTPGQMLAQVPGTTPSLLSLPPGCPFAPRCARSMDACATMPEPTVQGSRHWRCHVPVGVPQETPA; from the coding sequence ATGAGTGTGCTCGAAGTCGAAAACCTGCGGACCGAATTCTTTACCCGTGCGGGCACCCTGCGGGCGGTCAATGATGTATCCTTCCGGCTCGAGCGCGGAGAGATCCTCGGCCTCGTGGGCGAAAGCGGATCGGGCAAGACAGTTACCGGCTTTTCGCTCCTCGGTCTGGTTGACGAGCCCGGCCGGATCACCGGCGGCTCGGTCAAGCTGAACGGTCAGGAGCTTGTCGGGCTGCCGCAGGACAAGCTGCGCAAACTGCGCGGGCGCGACATCTCGATGATCTTTCAGGATCCGATTGCCACGCTCAACCCGATGCTGACCATTGGCCAGCAGATGCACATGGCGCTTTCCGCCCACGAACGGATGAGCCGCAGCGCCGCCGACGCCCGGTCGGCAGAGGTTCTGGGCCGCGTCGGTATCCCGTCCCCGCGCCAGAGGCTCGACAACTATCCGCACCAGTTCTCGGGCGGGATGCGCCAGCGCGTGGCCATCTCGATCGCGTTGCTGCACAGCCCGTCGGTAATCGTGGCGGACGAGCCAACCACAGCGCTGGACGTCTCCATTCAGGCGCAGATCCTGCATCAAGTAAAAGAACTTGCCGCCGACATGGGCACGGCCATCATCTGGATCAGCCACGATCTGGCGGTGGTGTCGTCGCTCGCCTCGCGGCTGCTGGTGATGTACGCGGGCCGCGTGGTCGAACAGGGGCCGACCGCCACGTTGCTGCGCGATCCGCGCCATCCCTATACGCGCGGTCTGATCGACAGCCTGCCTGCGTCGACCACACCCGGCCAGATGCTGGCACAGGTGCCCGGCACCACGCCGTCGCTGCTGTCACTGCCGCCCGGATGCCCCTTCGCACCGCGCTGCGCGCGCAGCATGGACGCCTGTGCCACCATGCCAGAGCCGACCGTGCAGGGCAGCCGCCACTGGCGCTGTCACGTCCCCGTCGGTGTGCCCCAGGAGACCCCCGCATGA